In Sulfitobacter sp. OXR-159, one DNA window encodes the following:
- the argJ gene encoding bifunctional glutamate N-acetyltransferase/amino-acid acetyltransferase ArgJ — protein MGKSLAVSPLAPARFPDLPVIDGVTFATIAAGVRYQGRTDVMLAKLAPGSAVAGAFTRSATRAAPVLDCQAKIGGASDEGAAIVVNSGNANAFTGRGGTDAVEAITAATAEACGVPQSRVFTSSTGVIGEPLPHERITAVLGDLHAKLDPAGIEDAARAIMTTDTFPKGASATVEIDGKTVSIAGIAKGSGMIAPDMATMLVYIFTDAGIATDALQHRLSTHTETTFNCITVDSDTSTSDALIMAATGASGVDVSDNEAFDTALRDVMMDLAHQVVKDGEGAQKFVEVAVTGASNDDEAKVHAMAIANSPLIKTAIAGEDPNWGRVVMAIGKSGAPADRDRLSIRFGDIEVARDGWRSPDYSEEDAAAHMKGQNVVIGVDLGLGEGRCTVWTCDLTHGYIDINADYRS, from the coding sequence ATGGGTAAATCACTGGCTGTCTCGCCGCTCGCCCCGGCCCGTTTTCCCGACCTTCCGGTTATTGACGGCGTGACATTCGCCACCATCGCCGCTGGCGTCCGCTATCAGGGGCGCACCGATGTGATGTTGGCGAAGCTGGCACCGGGCAGTGCTGTGGCGGGGGCGTTCACACGCTCTGCCACCCGCGCGGCCCCGGTGCTGGACTGCCAGGCAAAAATCGGCGGCGCCTCGGATGAGGGCGCCGCCATCGTCGTGAACTCTGGCAATGCCAACGCCTTTACCGGGCGGGGCGGCACCGACGCGGTCGAGGCGATTACCGCCGCCACCGCCGAAGCCTGCGGCGTGCCGCAATCGCGGGTTTTCACGTCGTCCACCGGCGTCATCGGCGAACCCCTGCCCCACGAACGGATCACCGCCGTGCTGGGCGACCTCCACGCGAAACTCGACCCTGCGGGCATCGAAGACGCCGCGCGGGCCATCATGACAACGGATACTTTCCCCAAAGGCGCCAGCGCGACCGTAGAGATCGACGGCAAAACCGTCTCAATCGCTGGGATCGCCAAAGGCTCGGGCATGATCGCGCCCGATATGGCCACCATGCTGGTCTATATCTTTACCGATGCGGGTATCGCGACAGATGCGCTGCAACACCGCCTCTCGACCCATACCGAGACGACATTCAACTGCATCACCGTCGACAGCGATACTTCCACCTCGGACGCGCTGATCATGGCCGCGACAGGGGCCTCAGGTGTCGATGTGTCGGATAACGAAGCCTTCGACACGGCGCTGCGAGACGTGATGATGGACCTTGCACATCAGGTCGTCAAAGACGGCGAAGGCGCGCAGAAATTCGTCGAAGTGGCCGTCACCGGTGCCTCTAACGATGACGAGGCCAAGGTCCACGCCATGGCCATCGCCAATTCGCCGCTGATCAAAACCGCCATCGCTGGGGAAGACCCCAACTGGGGCCGCGTCGTCATGGCCATCGGGAAATCAGGCGCTCCGGCAGACCGCGACCGCCTGTCGATCCGCTTTGGGGATATTGAAGTCGCCCGCGACGGCTGGCGCAGCCCCGACTATTCCGAAGAAGATGCCGCCGCCCATATGAAGGGCCAGAATGTCGTCATCGGCGTTGATCTGGGCCTCGGCGAAGGCCGCTGCACCGTCTGGACCTGTGACCTTACCCACGGCTACATCGACATCAACGCCGACTACCGGTCCTGA
- the rimP gene encoding ribosome maturation factor RimP encodes MSNDLIAKAAIDRRLAEIITPVIEDMGFELVRVRLMSGKSTILQVMADRPAGGIEVDECAKISQAIGAVLDVEDPILDEYALEVSSPGIDRPLTRLKDFDAFEGYEAKIETTELIDGRRRFKGELAGVEGGEVLINVEEGTIGLQFDWLSDAKLVLTDDLIKEMLRQRKASGAIDENEFDDIETEESAEGDT; translated from the coding sequence ATGTCGAATGACCTGATTGCCAAAGCTGCCATTGACCGCCGTCTGGCCGAGATCATCACCCCGGTGATCGAGGACATGGGCTTTGAACTGGTGCGCGTCCGCCTGATGTCGGGCAAGTCTACTATCCTGCAAGTCATGGCCGACCGGCCTGCTGGCGGGATCGAAGTGGACGAATGCGCCAAGATTTCGCAGGCCATCGGTGCGGTCTTGGATGTCGAAGACCCGATCCTTGACGAATACGCGCTTGAGGTTTCCAGCCCCGGCATCGACCGCCCGCTGACGCGGCTTAAGGATTTCGACGCTTTCGAGGGCTATGAGGCCAAGATTGAGACCACCGAACTGATCGATGGCCGCCGCCGCTTTAAGGGCGAGTTGGCAGGCGTCGAGGGTGGCGAAGTGCTGATCAACGTCGAAGAAGGTACCATCGGCCTCCAGTTCGACTGGCTCAGCGACGCGAAGCTGGTCCTGACCGACGACCTGATCAAAGAAATGCTCCGCCAGCGCAAAGCGTCCGGCGCAATCGACGAAAACGAATTTGATGATATCGAGACTGAAGAGTCTGCTGAGGGAGACACCTAA
- the nusA gene encoding transcription termination factor NusA: protein MAITSANQLELLQTAEAVAREKMIDPGLVVEAMEESLARAAKSRYGAEMDIRVDIDRKTGKATFTRVRTVVEDEELENYQAEFTVDQAKQYMADPKVGDTYVEEVPPVEMGRIAAQSAKQVILQKVREAERDRQFEEFKDRAGTIINGLVKREEYGNVIVDVGAGEAILRRNEKIGRESYRPNDRIRVYIKDVRREQRGPQIFLSRTAPEFMAELFKMEVPEIYDGIIEIKAVARDPGSRAKIAVISHDGSIDPVGACVGMRGSRVQAVVNELQGEKIDIIPWNEDQPTFLVNALQPAEVSKVVLDEEAGKIEVVVPEEQLSLAIGRRGQNVRLASQLTGLDIDIMTEEQESQRRQAEFELRTKLFMDNLDLDEFFAQLLVSEGFTNLEEVAYVEVDELLVIDGVDEDTAGELQARARDVLEAQNKAALDNARALGVEDSLVEFEGLTPQMIEALAKDDVKTLEDFATCADWELAGGWTTVNGERVKDDGALEPFEVSLEDAQAMIMTARVMLGWVDPTELEADADEDGVETDGETAEEAEA, encoded by the coding sequence ATGGCCATTACATCTGCAAACCAGCTTGAGCTGTTGCAAACCGCCGAGGCGGTGGCGCGCGAAAAGATGATCGACCCCGGTCTGGTCGTCGAAGCGATGGAAGAATCCCTCGCCCGTGCCGCCAAGTCCCGCTACGGCGCCGAGATGGACATCCGGGTCGATATCGACCGCAAGACCGGCAAAGCGACCTTCACCCGCGTTCGCACCGTGGTCGAGGACGAAGAGCTTGAGAACTATCAGGCTGAGTTCACCGTCGATCAGGCCAAGCAATACATGGCCGACCCCAAGGTGGGCGATACCTACGTCGAAGAAGTCCCCCCGGTTGAGATGGGCCGCATCGCGGCGCAGTCGGCCAAGCAGGTGATTTTGCAGAAGGTCCGCGAAGCAGAGCGTGACCGCCAGTTCGAAGAATTCAAAGACCGCGCCGGTACCATCATCAACGGTCTGGTCAAGCGCGAAGAGTACGGCAATGTCATCGTCGATGTGGGCGCTGGCGAAGCGATCCTGCGTCGGAACGAAAAGATCGGCCGCGAAAGCTATCGCCCGAACGACCGTATCCGCGTCTACATCAAAGACGTGCGTCGCGAGCAGCGTGGCCCACAGATTTTCCTGAGCCGTACCGCGCCTGAGTTCATGGCCGAGCTGTTCAAGATGGAAGTGCCGGAAATCTATGACGGCATCATTGAGATTAAGGCCGTCGCCCGTGACCCCGGTTCGCGCGCCAAGATCGCTGTGATTTCGCATGATGGCTCTATCGACCCTGTTGGTGCTTGTGTTGGTATGCGCGGCAGCCGCGTGCAGGCCGTCGTGAACGAGCTTCAGGGCGAGAAGATCGACATCATTCCGTGGAACGAAGACCAGCCGACCTTCCTTGTGAACGCGCTGCAGCCTGCGGAAGTGTCGAAAGTGGTTCTGGACGAAGAAGCCGGCAAGATCGAAGTCGTCGTGCCCGAAGAGCAGTTGTCGCTTGCGATTGGCCGTCGTGGTCAGAACGTGCGTCTGGCCAGCCAGTTGACCGGTCTCGACATCGACATCATGACCGAAGAGCAGGAAAGCCAGCGCCGTCAGGCCGAGTTTGAACTGCGCACCAAGCTGTTCATGGACAACCTCGATCTCGACGAATTCTTTGCCCAATTGCTGGTTTCTGAAGGTTTCACCAACCTCGAAGAAGTGGCCTACGTCGAAGTCGACGAACTGCTGGTCATCGACGGTGTGGACGAAGACACCGCTGGCGAGTTGCAGGCCCGTGCCCGCGACGTGCTCGAAGCGCAGAACAAAGCCGCGCTTGATAACGCCCGTGCGCTCGGTGTCGAAGACAGCCTGGTTGAATTCGAGGGTCTGACCCCCCAAATGATAGAAGCGCTGGCCAAGGACGACGTGAAGACCTTGGAGGATTTCGCCACCTGTGCCGATTGGGAACTGGCTGGCGGCTGGACCACGGTCAACGGCGAGCGTGTTAAGGACGATGGCGCGCTTGAGCCCTTTGAGGTCAGCCTTGAAGATGCGCAGGCTATGATCATGACCGCCCGTGTCATGCTGGGCTGGGTCGATCCGACCGAGCTTGAAGCCGATGCGGACGAGGACGGCGTAGAAACAGACGGCGAAACCGCCGAGGAGGCCGAGGCCTAA
- a CDS encoding RNA-binding protein — MGRGGASNDRSDGAERKCIATGDVQPKHGLIRFVIGPDNQVYPDILGKLPGRGIYVSADRAALELAVRKKAFARSAKQPVTLPDGLIDEVEQQLARRVVDLISLQRKAGKAVAGYEKVKGWLQTEEAEVLIQAVDGSGRGKSKLSTPHYGHYIGWLTADELGLAFGRQTVIHGALASGGLTQRVVEEAGRLKGVRVNEGGNGHPKG, encoded by the coding sequence ATGGGACGCGGTGGCGCCTCGAATGACCGTTCAGACGGTGCGGAACGCAAGTGCATCGCCACGGGCGACGTGCAGCCAAAACACGGGTTGATCCGCTTTGTGATCGGCCCGGACAATCAGGTTTACCCAGATATTTTGGGTAAACTGCCGGGCCGGGGCATTTATGTCTCGGCGGACCGTGCCGCGCTGGAACTTGCGGTAAGGAAAAAGGCCTTTGCTCGGTCGGCGAAACAGCCGGTCACGCTGCCAGACGGGTTGATCGACGAAGTCGAACAACAATTGGCGCGCCGGGTGGTGGACTTGATCTCGCTCCAGCGCAAGGCAGGCAAGGCGGTCGCCGGCTACGAAAAGGTCAAAGGTTGGTTGCAAACCGAAGAGGCCGAAGTATTGATACAGGCCGTAGACGGGTCAGGGCGCGGTAAGTCCAAGCTGAGCACCCCTCATTACGGTCACTACATCGGTTGGTTGACAGCCGATGAATTGGGTTTGGCATTCGGTCGCCAAACTGTGATACATGGGGCGCTCGCCTCTGGCGGACTCACGCAACGTGTTGTAGAGGAAGCCGGACGACTTAAAGGCGTGCGCGTAAACGAGGGTGGCAACGGCCATCCGAAAGGATAG
- a CDS encoding diacylglycerol/lipid kinase family protein: MSSKRAIVILNRGSGRQNGDQAESTIRSAFARHGVTAEFIHIDKRNDPASAARQALSQPEGIIAVAGGDGTISGVSSAMKDQGRPLGIIPQGTFNYFARSMGIPEDLQEAVDVIAGGESRAVHVATINGETFLNNASIGAYPAILKTREGIYRRWGRSRIAAYWSVIKALIDFRTSLKLTIVVDGKETELRTPLVFAVNNAFQLDQMGLDGQDCIARGDMVLLVAPDTYRFGLLRHAVALATGMAKHHTDYEMLCGSEIEIRMKQRKRYVARDGEIAVMKGPFRLTRATSPIHIFVPRASGKDVR, from the coding sequence ATGTCATCGAAGCGCGCTATTGTCATCCTGAACCGCGGTTCGGGCCGTCAAAACGGTGACCAAGCCGAAAGCACTATCCGATCCGCCTTTGCGCGGCACGGGGTCACGGCGGAATTCATTCACATCGACAAACGGAACGATCCGGCCAGTGCAGCCCGGCAGGCTTTGTCTCAGCCTGAAGGCATCATTGCCGTGGCCGGGGGGGATGGCACGATCTCTGGCGTGTCCTCGGCTATGAAGGATCAGGGCCGCCCGCTTGGCATCATCCCGCAGGGCACCTTCAACTATTTCGCGCGGTCGATGGGCATCCCAGAAGACCTGCAAGAAGCGGTTGATGTCATCGCAGGTGGCGAGAGCCGCGCGGTGCATGTGGCGACGATCAACGGCGAGACCTTCTTGAACAATGCCAGCATCGGCGCCTACCCGGCGATCCTTAAGACCCGGGAGGGCATCTATCGCCGCTGGGGCCGCAGTCGGATCGCCGCCTATTGGTCGGTGATCAAAGCTCTGATAGATTTCCGCACCTCGCTCAAGCTAACCATCGTGGTCGACGGCAAAGAGACCGAGCTCCGGACCCCGCTTGTATTTGCCGTCAACAACGCCTTTCAATTGGATCAAATGGGGCTCGACGGGCAAGACTGTATCGCGCGCGGCGATATGGTGCTGCTGGTCGCCCCCGATACCTACCGCTTTGGCCTGCTGCGCCATGCGGTGGCGTTGGCCACGGGCATGGCGAAACATCATACCGATTATGAAATGCTCTGCGGGTCAGAGATCGAAATACGCATGAAACAGCGCAAACGATATGTCGCGCGGGACGGGGAGATTGCGGTGATGAAGGGCCCCTTTAGGCTCACCCGTGCAACCTCTCCCATCCATATTTTCGTCCCCCGCGCCTCTGGAAAGGACGTGCGATGA
- a CDS encoding metallophosphoesterase, which yields MSRLIHLSDLHFGKDRPDLLMPLLEAVNGYDPDLVIISGDLTQRAREKEYRAARAFIDRINAPVLSVPGNHDIPLHRPFTRFLAPWRYYRRWIHHDLTPVHEGADFVAVGINTVDRFKWQTGKLGLRRLGRACRALSRGRKNTLRIAVCHHPLDHPNETDKRPIPGAQRALKRLLDCGADLILSGHLHIWHAGTFAHPAPEHDGHLAIQLHAGTSLSSRQRGEPNDFNLIDISPLHVNLARISFDDGKKAFTKAEARQFDRASGEFVL from the coding sequence ATGAGCCGCTTGATCCACCTATCCGACCTGCACTTCGGCAAGGACCGGCCCGACCTTCTTATGCCCTTGTTGGAGGCCGTGAACGGCTATGACCCCGATCTGGTGATCATCTCGGGTGATCTGACCCAACGGGCGAGGGAAAAGGAATACCGTGCGGCGCGGGCCTTTATCGACCGGATCAATGCGCCTGTCTTGAGCGTGCCGGGCAACCACGACATCCCCCTGCACCGGCCCTTTACCCGGTTCTTGGCCCCATGGCGTTACTACCGGCGCTGGATTCATCATGATCTGACCCCGGTGCACGAAGGCGCGGATTTCGTCGCTGTGGGGATCAACACCGTCGACCGCTTCAAATGGCAGACCGGCAAACTGGGCCTGCGCCGTTTGGGGCGGGCCTGCCGTGCCCTGTCGCGCGGCAGGAAGAACACGTTGCGCATTGCGGTGTGCCACCATCCGCTGGATCACCCCAATGAAACTGACAAGCGGCCCATTCCGGGCGCGCAGCGGGCCTTGAAACGGCTTCTGGACTGCGGCGCGGACCTGATCCTGTCAGGCCATCTGCACATCTGGCACGCAGGCACCTTTGCCCACCCGGCACCGGAGCATGACGGCCATCTGGCGATCCAGTTGCATGCGGGCACCAGCCTGTCGTCGCGCCAGCGCGGGGAGCCGAATGATTTCAATTTGATCGATATCTCGCCCCTACACGTCAACCTTGCGCGGATCAGCTTTGACGACGGCAAAAAGGCCTTCACAAAAGCAGAGGCCCGGCAATTTGACCGGGCCTCTGGGGAATTTGTCTTGTAA
- a CDS encoding (deoxy)nucleoside triphosphate pyrophosphohydrolase, with product MKTVLVSAAALIDIDGRVLLAQRPEGKPMAGLWEFPGGKIEPGETPEAALIRELHEELGIETWASCLAPLTFASHSYSNFHLLMPLFACRKWGGTPVSREGQTLKWVRPNEMRGYPMPEADVPLISILRDWL from the coding sequence ATGAAGACAGTGCTCGTTTCCGCGGCGGCCTTGATCGATATCGATGGCCGCGTGCTTTTGGCACAGCGGCCCGAAGGTAAGCCAATGGCGGGCCTATGGGAGTTTCCCGGCGGCAAGATCGAACCCGGTGAAACGCCAGAGGCGGCGTTGATCCGGGAGTTGCACGAAGAGTTGGGGATCGAGACATGGGCATCCTGTCTCGCGCCGCTGACCTTTGCCAGCCATAGCTACAGTAATTTTCATCTGCTGATGCCGCTTTTTGCCTGTCGCAAATGGGGCGGCACCCCGGTTTCGCGCGAAGGGCAGACCCTGAAATGGGTACGTCCCAATGAAATGCGCGGCTATCCGATGCCCGAAGCAGACGTGCCGCTCATATCAATATTGCGTGATTGGCTCTAG
- the infB gene encoding translation initiation factor IF-2: MSDSDGKKTLGLRGGARPGNVKQSFSHGRTKNVVVETKRKRVVVPKPGGQKPTGPGAGPIGDPKKRPAGITDAEMERRLKAVQAAKAREVEEAAAREAEEKARAEERERRRAEIEAKEREEREREESLKAKAEEDARRKAEAEAAAAAPAPEPAAAREPGNKPMPAATPRKTTERDRDETKKRSKGGDSRRSGKLTVNQALNGGEGGRQRSMAQMKRKQERARQKAMGGQVEREKIVRNVNLPPAIVVSELANRMAEKTGAVVKALMQNGMMVTQNETIDADTAELIIEEFGHKVVRVSDSDVEDVIKEIVDKPEDLQGRPPVITIMGHVDHGKTSLLDAIRNAKVVAGEAGGITQHIGAYQVTTDNGAVLSFLDTPGHAAFTSMRSRGAQVTDIVVLVVAADDAVMPQTIEAIAHAKAAKVPMIVAINKIDKPAANPDKVRTDLLQHEVIVEKMSGDVQDVEVSAATGQGLDELLEAIALQSEILELKANPDRAAVGAVIEAQLDVGRGPVATVLVQNGTLRQGDIFVVGEQYGKVRALINDQGERVKEAGPSVPVEVLGINGTPEAGDVLNVTETEAQAREIAEYRANAAKDKRAAAGAATTLEQLMANAKANEDVSELPILVKADVQGSAEAIVQAMEKIGNDEVRVRVLHSGVGAITETDVGLAEASGAPIMGFNVRANASARNTANQKGVEIRYYSVIYDLVDDVKAAASGLLSAEIKENFIGYANIKEVFKVTGVGKVAGCLVTEGVARRSAGVRLLRDNVVIHEGTLKTLKRFKDEVPEVQSGQECGMAFENYDDIRPDDVIEIFEREEVTRTLA, from the coding sequence ATGAGCGATAGTGACGGCAAGAAAACATTGGGTCTGCGCGGTGGCGCACGTCCGGGGAATGTAAAGCAAAGCTTTAGCCACGGGCGTACCAAAAACGTTGTGGTCGAAACCAAGCGCAAGCGTGTTGTGGTGCCCAAGCCGGGTGGCCAGAAACCAACCGGGCCGGGCGCCGGGCCGATTGGGGATCCCAAGAAGCGCCCCGCAGGCATCACCGATGCCGAGATGGAGCGTCGTCTGAAAGCTGTTCAGGCTGCCAAAGCCCGTGAGGTTGAGGAAGCCGCAGCACGCGAGGCCGAGGAAAAGGCCCGCGCCGAAGAGCGTGAGCGCCGCCGGGCCGAGATTGAAGCCAAAGAACGCGAAGAGCGTGAGCGCGAGGAAAGCCTCAAGGCGAAAGCCGAGGAAGACGCGCGCCGCAAAGCAGAGGCCGAAGCGGCTGCTGCTGCTCCCGCGCCAGAACCTGCCGCCGCGCGTGAGCCGGGCAACAAACCCATGCCCGCCGCAACGCCGCGTAAAACCACAGAGCGTGACCGCGACGAAACCAAGAAGCGTAGCAAGGGTGGCGACAGCCGCCGTTCTGGTAAGCTGACAGTGAACCAAGCCCTCAACGGTGGTGAAGGTGGCCGTCAGCGTTCCATGGCGCAGATGAAGCGCAAGCAAGAGCGTGCGCGTCAAAAAGCCATGGGTGGTCAGGTTGAGCGCGAGAAGATCGTGCGCAACGTCAATCTGCCCCCGGCAATTGTTGTATCCGAGCTTGCCAACCGTATGGCCGAAAAGACCGGCGCTGTTGTAAAAGCGCTGATGCAGAACGGCATGATGGTCACGCAGAATGAAACCATCGACGCGGATACCGCTGAACTCATCATCGAAGAGTTTGGCCACAAGGTTGTGCGCGTCAGCGACTCTGATGTCGAAGATGTCATCAAAGAGATCGTAGACAAGCCCGAAGACCTGCAAGGTCGTCCACCTGTGATCACGATCATGGGCCACGTTGACCACGGTAAAACATCGCTGCTCGACGCGATCCGTAATGCGAAAGTGGTTGCTGGCGAAGCCGGCGGGATCACCCAGCACATCGGTGCCTATCAGGTCACGACCGACAATGGCGCGGTTCTGTCCTTCCTCGACACCCCCGGCCACGCGGCCTTTACCTCCATGCGTTCGCGCGGGGCTCAGGTAACGGATATCGTGGTTCTGGTGGTCGCGGCGGATGACGCCGTGATGCCGCAAACGATCGAGGCGATTGCCCACGCGAAAGCGGCCAAAGTGCCGATGATCGTGGCAATCAACAAGATCGACAAACCCGCCGCAAATCCCGACAAAGTCCGTACCGATCTGCTTCAGCACGAAGTCATCGTCGAGAAGATGTCCGGTGATGTGCAGGATGTCGAAGTCTCGGCCGCAACGGGCCAAGGTCTGGATGAACTGCTCGAAGCGATTGCATTGCAGTCCGAGATCCTCGAACTGAAGGCGAACCCAGACCGGGCCGCTGTTGGTGCGGTGATCGAAGCGCAGCTTGATGTGGGCCGCGGCCCTGTTGCGACTGTTCTGGTTCAGAACGGCACGCTGCGTCAGGGTGATATCTTTGTTGTGGGTGAGCAGTACGGTAAGGTTCGTGCGCTGATCAACGACCAAGGCGAGCGCGTCAAAGAAGCAGGTCCTTCGGTCCCAGTTGAGGTGCTTGGCATCAACGGCACGCCAGAAGCCGGTGACGTTCTGAACGTCACTGAAACTGAAGCGCAGGCTCGCGAAATCGCTGAATACCGCGCCAATGCAGCTAAGGACAAACGTGCCGCTGCTGGAGCTGCGACGACGCTGGAACAGCTTATGGCCAATGCCAAGGCGAACGAAGACGTCAGCGAGCTGCCGATCTTGGTCAAAGCCGACGTGCAGGGTTCTGCCGAAGCGATCGTTCAAGCGATGGAGAAAATCGGCAACGACGAAGTCCGCGTTCGGGTTCTGCACTCCGGTGTGGGCGCGATCACCGAGACGGATGTCGGTCTGGCCGAAGCTTCGGGCGCACCGATCATGGGCTTCAACGTGCGTGCCAATGCTTCGGCGCGGAACACTGCGAACCAGAAGGGCGTCGAAATCCGCTACTACTCGGTCATCTATGACCTTGTGGATGACGTGAAAGCGGCTGCGAGCGGCCTGCTGAGTGCCGAGATCAAAGAGAACTTCATTGGCTATGCCAACATCAAAGAAGTCTTCAAGGTCACCGGTGTGGGCAAAGTCGCAGGCTGTCTGGTCACCGAGGGCGTCGCCCGCCGCAGCGCCGGTGTGCGTCTGCTGCGCGACAACGTCGTGATCCACGAAGGCACGCTGAAAACGCTCAAGCGCTTCAAAGACGAAGTGCCCGAGGTTCAGTCCGGTCAGGAATGCGGCATGGCATTCGAGAACTACGATGACATTCGTCCCGACGATGTGATCGAGATTTTCGAGCGCGAAGAAGTGACCCGCACATTGGCCTAA
- the pip gene encoding prolyl aminopeptidase: MDKYPDQKRDAAHLYPPVEPFDQRMLSVGQGHQVYVEQCGNPDGIPVVVLHGGPGGGCSPAMRRYFDPKIYRVVLFDQRGCGRSTPHASVTDNTTWHLVADIELIRSTLGIDKWMVFGGSWGATLALIYAQAHPEAVRHLILRGVFLMTQAELDWFYGGGAGRFWPELWARFVNLIPEDERDDLIAAYHRRLFSGDLRVEQDYGRAWAAWENALASVHSDGVSHGGPSAYARAFSRLENHYFTNNGFLEFDGQILEHMGRIAHIPGVIVQGRYDMICPPSGAYALAERWPNADLRMIRNAGHALSEPGISAELVRTMDRIGQR; this comes from the coding sequence ATGGACAAGTATCCCGACCAAAAACGCGACGCAGCGCATCTTTATCCGCCGGTTGAGCCTTTCGACCAGCGGATGTTGTCTGTGGGGCAGGGGCATCAGGTCTATGTCGAGCAATGCGGCAATCCCGATGGTATCCCCGTTGTCGTGCTCCATGGCGGCCCCGGCGGCGGTTGTAGCCCGGCGATGCGGCGTTATTTTGATCCAAAGATTTACCGCGTGGTGCTGTTCGATCAGCGTGGTTGCGGGCGCTCCACCCCGCATGCGTCGGTCACGGACAACACGACATGGCATTTGGTGGCGGATATCGAGCTGATTCGCAGCACACTCGGCATCGACAAATGGATGGTTTTTGGCGGCTCTTGGGGCGCGACACTGGCGCTGATCTATGCCCAAGCGCATCCGGAGGCCGTGCGTCATCTGATCCTGCGCGGCGTGTTCCTGATGACGCAGGCCGAGCTTGATTGGTTCTACGGCGGCGGGGCCGGGCGGTTCTGGCCCGAGCTTTGGGCGCGGTTCGTGAACCTGATCCCCGAAGATGAGCGTGACGATCTGATCGCGGCCTATCATCGGCGGCTGTTCTCGGGTGATCTGCGGGTCGAGCAGGACTATGGCCGCGCATGGGCGGCTTGGGAGAACGCGCTGGCCTCGGTGCATTCCGATGGCGTCTCTCATGGCGGGCCATCGGCCTATGCGCGGGCCTTTTCACGGTTGGAGAACCATTATTTCACCAATAACGGCTTTCTGGAGTTCGACGGTCAGATCCTCGAACATATGGGCCGCATCGCACATATTCCGGGGGTGATCGTGCAGGGGCGTTACGACATGATCTGCCCGCCTTCGGGGGCCTATGCGCTGGCCGAACGCTGGCCCAATGCCGATCTGCGGATGATCCGCAACGCGGGTCACGCCCTGTCGGAGCCGGGGATCAGTGCAGAACTGGTGCGGACCATGGATAGGATTGGTCAGCGATGA
- a CDS encoding ABC transporter substrate-binding protein, with the protein MSGRNSLLDRRALFTTGAAAALLAATGASAGEPPRRGGRLRLALSGATRDDTWVKGDGLFMQVARQGLIFDTLTEVTGNGILKGELATGWQTSDGARQWQFDLRPDVRFHDGSPLTARDVVASLQSVLTEAEVAVQDDLKVQVTLAAANPDLPLLLAQSRYVIRPAHAPEAGIGTGLYRLRRFSAGRQVLAERVESHYKDGTAGWFDTVELVSIPAREVRAQALSEGLVDAADLPARPRYRERGDVTLQADSAGGVSVLSDDLRQPPNPGRQAPMDNLRAPERWWFG; encoded by the coding sequence ATGAGCGGGCGCAACTCTCTACTGGATCGCCGGGCGCTTTTCACCACAGGTGCGGCTGCGGCTTTGCTGGCCGCGACAGGTGCCAGCGCCGGAGAGCCACCCCGGCGCGGTGGCCGTCTGCGGCTGGCGCTTTCGGGTGCCACGCGTGACGACACTTGGGTCAAAGGCGACGGGTTGTTCATGCAGGTCGCGCGGCAGGGGCTGATTTTTGACACGCTGACCGAAGTCACCGGCAATGGCATCCTCAAGGGTGAATTGGCGACTGGCTGGCAAACCAGCGACGGCGCGCGGCAGTGGCAATTCGATCTGCGCCCCGATGTGCGCTTTCACGACGGCAGCCCGCTGACCGCCCGCGACGTTGTGGCCAGTCTGCAATCCGTCCTGACCGAGGCTGAGGTCGCGGTGCAAGATGACCTGAAGGTGCAGGTCACATTGGCCGCTGCGAATCCCGACCTGCCGCTGCTGCTGGCGCAATCGCGCTATGTGATCCGCCCCGCCCATGCCCCCGAGGCCGGGATCGGCACCGGGCTTTACCGTCTGCGGCGCTTTTCCGCCGGGCGTCAGGTTTTAGCCGAGCGGGTGGAGAGCCATTACAAAGACGGCACCGCCGGTTGGTTCGATACGGTCGAGCTTGTCTCGATCCCCGCACGGGAGGTGCGCGCGCAGGCATTGAGCGAAGGGCTTGTGGATGCAGCGGATTTACCCGCACGGCCCCGCTATCGCGAGCGGGGTGATGTGACACTTCAGGCCGATAGCGCCGGCGGGGTCAGCGTCCTGTCGGACGATCTGCGCCAACCGCCGAACCCCGGACGCCAAGCGCCGATGGACAACCTGCGCGCGCCCGAGCGGTGGTGGTTCGGCTGA